In one window of Posidoniimonas corsicana DNA:
- a CDS encoding DUF1559 domain-containing protein, translating to MERSEAAFTLVELLVVIAIIGILIALLLPAVQSAREAARRMSCTNNLKNLTLGMVNLESTYGRLPSSGWAGNWTGDPERGAGEEQPGGWVYSVLPFIEESALHQMGASEVGSNRKVLLAERDATPVAAMNCPSRRDGGPYPYEIARPAQSGDGQGGILTYPQLSGARGDYATNVGDTTGSDNLCQGLSPANYTTKKAGFPPGSDEFTGISFCGTAVKLRQITDGLSKTIALGEAWVPEERYALSQSWIADDWAMFCGFQDDIVRGTYYDGRNYTHRPRGDFESLESVANALRAVGVTSNAAIDGVTRELFGGPHPGGCMFAMCDGSVSLISYDIDAEPYRQLGARADNGEAKAFTRPGRP from the coding sequence GTGGAACGCAGCGAGGCCGCATTCACGTTGGTGGAGTTGCTGGTGGTGATTGCCATCATCGGCATCTTGATCGCGTTGCTGCTTCCCGCGGTTCAGTCTGCTCGCGAGGCGGCGAGGCGGATGTCGTGCACCAACAATTTGAAGAACTTGACGCTCGGGATGGTGAATCTCGAGTCGACCTATGGGCGTTTGCCGTCGTCGGGGTGGGCGGGCAACTGGACCGGAGATCCAGAGCGCGGTGCGGGCGAAGAACAGCCGGGCGGGTGGGTGTATAGCGTGCTGCCTTTCATTGAGGAGTCGGCCCTCCATCAGATGGGCGCCTCAGAGGTGGGAAGCAACCGCAAGGTCTTGCTTGCCGAGCGTGACGCCACGCCGGTGGCGGCAATGAATTGCCCTTCCCGGCGGGACGGCGGACCGTATCCGTACGAGATCGCCCGGCCGGCCCAGTCGGGCGACGGCCAGGGTGGGATACTTACTTATCCTCAGCTTTCTGGAGCCCGCGGCGACTACGCCACCAATGTGGGCGACACGACCGGCTCCGACAACCTATGTCAGGGGCTGAGCCCGGCGAACTACACGACCAAGAAGGCGGGCTTCCCGCCTGGCTCCGACGAGTTTACCGGCATCTCGTTCTGTGGGACGGCGGTGAAACTGCGCCAGATCACTGACGGGCTGTCGAAGACGATCGCGCTCGGAGAGGCGTGGGTGCCGGAGGAGCGTTACGCCCTCTCGCAGTCTTGGATCGCTGACGACTGGGCCATGTTCTGTGGGTTCCAGGACGACATTGTGCGTGGCACCTACTACGACGGCCGCAACTACACGCACCGTCCGCGGGGGGACTTTGAGTCGCTCGAGTCGGTCGCCAACGCCCTGCGGGCGGTGGGCGTAACTAGCAACGCCGCGATCGACGGCGTCACCCGTGAGTTGTTCGGCGGACCCCACCCCGGAGGTTGTATGTTCGCCATGTGCGACGGCTCAGTGAGCCTGATCAGCTACGACATCGACGCGGAGCCCTACCGGCAACTAGGCGCCCGAGCCGACAACGGCGAGGCCAAGGCGTTCACGCGTCCGGGGCGCCCCTAA
- a CDS encoding PEP-CTERM sorting domain-containing protein (PEP-CTERM proteins occur, often in large numbers, in the proteomes of bacteria that also encode an exosortase, a predicted intramembrane cysteine proteinase. The presence of a PEP-CTERM domain at a protein's C-terminus predicts cleavage within the sorting domain, followed by covalent anchoring to some some component of the (usually Gram-negative) cell surface. Many PEP-CTERM proteins exhibit an unusual sequence composition that includes large numbers of potential glycosylation sites. Expression of one such protein has been shown restore the ability of a bacterium to form floc, a type of biofilm.) encodes MAKNQRALALKPSLLWLFAAVFVLAASENANAFNVITPGDFIIAIDLDKTTGSSSPGAETADLLLDGNPASKYLNFGDDNTGFIVTPDVTAALQSFTMTTGNDAPGRDPGSWTLWGTNEAITTPAHSNGREQNWTLIDMGDLMLTDDRGVTEGPFNVSNSTTYNSYKMTFPVTKQADIGLMQLADIAFFSGPDGGGSSMLTASDPIIPIRDVDPMPSSNSPEAERPVNLIDRDLTTKYLNFGAERSGFIVTPSTGSSIINKFSLTTANDFNERDPATWELYGTNEAITTEDNGIGDEQNWTLIDSGTFDDTQVSPDRFTRGADVEVANNTSYTSYRMIFPTVRGGSGVCCMQISEISLDAKDLAILRVNRQTGEATIEAIEDVDLGSYQLTSTQTEGLVPSEWDSIAATSGDPNETWIETSALSTVLAEEDDASSGPNDGRILLAGQTISIGNIWQSLPSSFEDLDFAIRAADGRLIGGAVEYTGTEIVLGDYSGNGTVGPEDWPLFAAGYGGTYEGMTALEAYLGGDLDSDFDSDIHDFNLFVAAAGGAAALFGTQVPEPASTGLLLGVAAIGLRLRRRRVGVLPCLAAVVAAATMLPVTNAQAQSFSVVGPNTPSAVVTSIPADQMDENENSGPINLFDDQFITPLDNVNIDLFSLNYADFAGTEDEYAQYAGLGIEQKTVFFDFGSSVNANWFAYAQRSGGNALADRVGQFEFWFSNSDFGGVTPASAPDTTVNITPTDNRLLDSVIRPYSLYGDHSGRYVAMRLTVSEISANLGVGNIGGHEFRLLSGPSDVVISVDRATGEMTLSNNLSGAASMDIKSLTIESPSGGLDASGFDGLGGASGAFPAGNGSGNGWEVGGGSDLFRLADGYFSGDSTLAAGTSGLSLGTGYNPLSLAEDLVATWTNPDGGVFNARVVYTGVAPEILLGDFNDDGTVDAADYTVWRDNLGTNTSLPNDKTPGDVSQNDYLDWRGNYGASAAATAGGAAAPEPASAALVALLGVGLSSCRKRRDC; translated from the coding sequence ATGGCGAAGAATCAACGGGCGCTCGCCCTCAAGCCTTCACTCCTCTGGCTGTTCGCTGCGGTCTTCGTGCTGGCGGCTTCTGAGAACGCCAACGCGTTCAACGTTATCACCCCCGGCGACTTCATCATCGCTATCGACCTAGACAAGACCACCGGTAGCTCATCGCCCGGCGCCGAGACGGCCGACCTGCTCTTGGACGGGAACCCTGCCAGCAAGTACCTCAACTTCGGAGACGACAACACGGGTTTCATCGTAACGCCGGACGTTACGGCCGCACTGCAGAGCTTCACGATGACCACCGGCAACGACGCTCCCGGGCGGGACCCCGGCTCTTGGACGTTGTGGGGCACCAACGAGGCGATCACCACGCCGGCACACAGTAACGGCCGCGAGCAGAATTGGACGCTCATCGACATGGGCGACCTGATGCTCACCGATGACCGGGGCGTAACGGAGGGGCCGTTCAACGTCAGCAATTCCACCACGTACAACTCGTACAAGATGACCTTCCCGGTCACCAAGCAGGCGGACATCGGACTGATGCAGCTTGCCGATATCGCTTTCTTTTCTGGTCCCGACGGCGGCGGGTCGAGCATGCTTACCGCATCCGACCCGATCATCCCGATCCGCGATGTCGACCCGATGCCCTCCAGCAACTCACCCGAGGCGGAGCGGCCCGTTAATCTGATCGACCGGGACTTGACCACCAAGTACTTGAACTTCGGCGCCGAGCGTTCCGGGTTCATCGTCACGCCATCCACCGGCTCGTCGATCATTAACAAGTTCAGCCTCACCACGGCTAATGACTTCAACGAGCGTGACCCGGCCACCTGGGAGCTGTACGGCACGAACGAGGCGATCACCACCGAGGACAACGGCATCGGCGACGAGCAGAACTGGACGCTGATCGACAGCGGCACGTTCGACGACACGCAGGTCTCTCCTGATCGTTTCACCAGGGGCGCCGACGTTGAGGTGGCGAACAACACCTCATACACCTCCTACCGCATGATCTTCCCAACCGTTCGTGGTGGCAGCGGCGTCTGCTGCATGCAGATCTCGGAGATCTCGCTTGACGCCAAGGACCTCGCGATCCTAAGGGTCAACCGCCAGACGGGTGAAGCGACGATCGAGGCCATTGAAGACGTGGACCTCGGCAGCTACCAGCTCACCTCGACACAGACCGAAGGCCTGGTGCCGAGCGAGTGGGACTCCATCGCCGCAACCTCGGGCGATCCTAACGAGACCTGGATCGAGACTTCCGCCCTCAGCACTGTGCTCGCAGAGGAGGACGACGCCAGCAGCGGCCCCAACGACGGCCGGATCCTGCTGGCGGGGCAGACCATCAGCATCGGTAACATTTGGCAGTCGCTGCCAAGCTCGTTCGAGGATCTCGACTTCGCTATCCGCGCGGCCGATGGCCGTCTGATCGGCGGCGCCGTGGAATACACCGGCACCGAGATCGTGCTCGGAGACTACTCGGGCAACGGCACCGTCGGTCCTGAGGACTGGCCATTGTTCGCGGCTGGCTATGGCGGGACTTACGAAGGGATGACCGCACTGGAAGCCTACCTGGGAGGCGACCTCGACTCCGATTTCGATAGCGACATCCACGACTTCAACCTGTTCGTGGCCGCCGCGGGCGGCGCCGCCGCCTTGTTTGGGACTCAGGTTCCAGAACCGGCTTCGACGGGTCTGCTGCTGGGCGTGGCTGCGATCGGGCTTCGTCTGCGTCGACGCCGTGTAGGTGTGCTGCCCTGCCTGGCGGCCGTGGTGGCGGCAGCAACTATGCTGCCGGTTACCAACGCTCAAGCGCAGAGCTTCAGTGTCGTAGGGCCGAACACGCCGTCCGCCGTGGTGACCTCCATCCCCGCGGATCAGATGGATGAGAACGAGAACTCAGGGCCGATCAACCTGTTTGACGACCAGTTCATCACCCCGCTCGACAACGTCAACATCGACCTGTTCTCACTGAACTACGCAGACTTTGCGGGCACCGAGGACGAGTACGCGCAATACGCTGGGCTGGGCATCGAGCAGAAGACTGTGTTCTTCGACTTCGGATCGAGCGTAAACGCCAACTGGTTCGCGTATGCCCAGCGTTCGGGTGGGAACGCGCTTGCGGACCGTGTTGGGCAGTTCGAGTTTTGGTTCAGCAACTCGGACTTTGGCGGCGTGACGCCGGCGTCGGCGCCAGATACAACCGTCAACATCACACCGACCGACAACCGGTTGCTCGACAGTGTGATCCGGCCGTACTCGCTGTACGGCGATCACTCGGGTCGCTACGTCGCGATGCGGCTCACCGTTTCAGAGATCTCCGCTAACCTGGGTGTGGGCAACATCGGCGGGCATGAGTTCCGTCTGCTCTCGGGGCCGTCGGACGTGGTGATCTCGGTCGACCGCGCCACCGGCGAGATGACCCTCAGCAATAACCTGAGCGGTGCGGCGTCGATGGACATCAAGTCGCTGACGATCGAGAGCCCGTCGGGGGGCCTAGACGCTTCAGGCTTTGACGGCCTGGGCGGCGCGTCGGGCGCTTTCCCCGCCGGAAATGGCTCGGGCAACGGCTGGGAGGTCGGCGGCGGGTCTGATCTGTTCCGCCTGGCTGACGGCTACTTCAGTGGCGACTCGACGCTGGCAGCGGGAACTTCGGGCCTGTCGCTCGGGACGGGCTACAACCCGCTGTCGCTGGCTGAGGACCTGGTGGCGACCTGGACCAACCCCGACGGCGGCGTGTTCAACGCACGGGTCGTTTACACGGGTGTGGCGCCGGAAATACTGCTTGGCGACTTCAACGATGACGGCACGGTTGACGCGGCGGACTACACCGTCTGGCGCGACAACCTGGGCACGAACACAAGTCTGCCCAATGACAAGACGCCGGGCGATGTGTCGCAGAACGATTACCTCGACTGGCGTGGCAACTACGGCGCGTCCGCTGCCGCCACTGCTGGAGGGGCCGCTGCTCCGGAGCCTGCCTCGGCCGCGTTGGTCGCCTTGCTAGGCGTTGGGCTCTCGTCGTGCCGCAAGCGCCGCGACTGCTAA
- a CDS encoding sigma-70 family RNA polymerase sigma factor, whose product MRSPSGADNFLQLSPEKPVPKATRSSMSSPDLGPGGESPRDNRADEAFVQLLTGEQFRLLRYITVLLGDPHAASNVLQETNVAIWRKADVFEPGTNFRAWAKKIAYWQVQAYVRDKGRERLVFSDQLMEELASREDAEDPREVEVRLALRHCLRKVSEKNRELLRLRYEEARPVAALAESLGKSQSAIKVGLMRIRRALFDCIERKMADSR is encoded by the coding sequence ATGCGTTCGCCGAGCGGGGCAGACAACTTCCTGCAACTTTCACCGGAAAAACCCGTGCCAAAGGCGACCCGGAGCAGCATGTCTTCCCCCGACCTGGGTCCTGGCGGGGAGAGCCCGCGGGACAACCGGGCTGATGAAGCATTCGTCCAGTTGCTAACGGGCGAGCAGTTTCGTCTGCTCCGATACATCACCGTGCTTTTAGGCGATCCGCACGCAGCAAGCAACGTGCTGCAAGAAACCAACGTTGCGATTTGGCGGAAGGCGGATGTGTTCGAGCCCGGCACCAACTTCCGGGCCTGGGCCAAGAAGATCGCCTACTGGCAGGTGCAAGCCTACGTCCGCGACAAGGGCCGCGAGCGGCTCGTGTTCTCGGACCAACTGATGGAGGAGCTGGCAAGCCGCGAGGACGCTGAGGACCCTCGAGAGGTCGAGGTCCGGCTCGCACTACGTCACTGCCTGAGGAAAGTAAGCGAGAAGAACCGCGAACTTCTGCGATTGCGGTACGAGGAGGCCAGGCCGGTCGCCGCGCTCGCAGAAAGCCTCGGGAAGTCGCAATCTGCTATAAAGGTGGGGCTGATGAGAATTCGCCGGGCGTTGTTCGACTGTATCGAGCGGAAAATGGCCGATTCTCGCTAG
- a CDS encoding DUF4114 domain-containing protein — protein sequence MTDNEKNEIDAILSAIADEGADHAKIKSLEGLLLGRPDLQGYYADRQTMHAVLSIEHSQASRPLLDFRQAIEGPTAAPGGSEVVARSSAGPVYRFALGFLPQICAALVAAAFLGGLMWSLRLRPAPVDRVATASDEVRTWSPTPAASETAPGLVMQDRGSLRLLEKLTRAPLISNVVLPRSSTPAGAAQKLRSGNAWFERLQDSRERGYLVALPAGCLMEVSIDSEATSRNSLAVVEVTPLGATTGQAMVFDNTAAFNTDFSDWQPASKRSVGQIGSFSEFNGSSLPKYYLFTGSYSMADASGEEHWQQSDFRIQFDQEDLMVIGWDDSGYSGLLEQASKFSPDRDFNDMRALLKFSFPGRMDPGRLLKSRFLPEPVETEEVAQGSDQTANGYMLDLLPGEEAVLSITSDARYQNGFLVLDELSGRVLWKHDGVPSGPEHVQPSERGIYVIRNQSDTVQRYRIQGRHKHYLAPESAPWAQSPFQVSDIGAGAVTVGFEDSPSTWQKVDWKDLRVFIKVYSP from the coding sequence ATGACGGATAACGAGAAAAACGAGATCGACGCCATCCTGTCTGCCATCGCAGACGAAGGGGCCGATCACGCGAAGATTAAATCACTGGAAGGACTCCTGCTAGGTCGTCCTGACCTCCAGGGGTACTACGCTGACCGCCAGACGATGCACGCGGTGTTGAGCATCGAGCATTCCCAGGCGTCGCGTCCGCTGCTCGACTTCCGCCAAGCGATCGAGGGACCCACGGCGGCGCCCGGCGGTTCTGAAGTTGTTGCGCGTTCCAGCGCTGGCCCGGTGTACCGATTCGCCCTCGGGTTCCTTCCCCAGATCTGCGCCGCGTTGGTTGCGGCAGCGTTTCTAGGCGGCCTGATGTGGTCGCTCCGCCTGCGGCCCGCCCCGGTCGACCGTGTAGCGACCGCCTCCGATGAAGTCCGCACATGGTCGCCCACGCCTGCAGCGTCCGAGACGGCGCCGGGACTGGTGATGCAGGACCGGGGATCGCTGCGGCTGCTGGAGAAGCTGACCCGCGCCCCATTGATCTCTAACGTAGTGCTTCCGCGTTCGAGCACCCCCGCGGGCGCAGCTCAGAAGCTACGCAGCGGCAACGCGTGGTTTGAGCGGCTTCAGGACAGTCGCGAGCGTGGCTACCTAGTCGCCTTGCCCGCCGGCTGCCTGATGGAGGTTTCAATCGACTCCGAGGCGACCAGCAGAAACTCACTAGCGGTTGTCGAAGTCACCCCATTGGGCGCGACCACTGGGCAGGCGATGGTGTTCGACAACACCGCGGCATTCAACACCGACTTCTCCGACTGGCAGCCGGCCAGTAAGCGGAGCGTCGGCCAGATCGGGTCCTTCTCCGAGTTCAACGGCTCCTCGCTCCCCAAGTACTACTTGTTCACAGGCTCCTACTCGATGGCCGACGCAAGCGGCGAAGAGCACTGGCAGCAGAGCGATTTCCGCATCCAGTTCGATCAGGAGGACCTGATGGTGATCGGCTGGGATGACAGCGGCTACTCGGGGCTGCTTGAGCAGGCCAGTAAGTTCTCTCCCGACCGCGACTTCAACGATATGCGGGCGTTGCTCAAGTTTTCGTTCCCTGGCCGGATGGATCCCGGCAGACTGCTTAAGTCACGTTTCCTGCCAGAGCCGGTTGAGACGGAGGAGGTAGCGCAGGGTTCGGACCAGACGGCGAATGGCTACATGCTCGACCTCTTGCCGGGCGAGGAAGCGGTGCTGTCGATTACCTCGGACGCCCGTTATCAAAACGGTTTCTTAGTGCTCGATGAGCTGTCGGGTCGGGTCCTATGGAAGCACGACGGCGTTCCTTCTGGCCCGGAGCATGTTCAGCCCAGCGAACGGGGCATCTACGTGATCCGCAATCAGTCAGACACCGTGCAGCGGTACCGGATCCAGGGCAGGCACAAGCACTACCTGGCGCCAGAGTCGGCGCCGTGGGCGCAGAGCCCCTTCCAAGTTTCGGATATCGGCGCCGGCGCGGTTACGGTTGGCTTCGAGGACTCGCCCAGCACCTGGCAGAAGGTCGACTGGAAAGACTTGCGGGTGTTTATCAAAGTCTACTCGCCTTAG